The region TGTCAGTAGTCACCGACGAACGTGACCGTCTCGTCGAGCGGCGCCCGGCCCGTACGGGTGTATCCCACCGTGACGTCCTCGAACCCGATCGACATGCCGCAGAAGAGGACGAGCTCGTCCGGGGGTGACAGGACCTCCGCGACGGTCTTGCGGTACTTCGCCCATGCCATCTGCGCGCAGCTGTGCAGCCCTTCGGCGCGCAGCAGCAGCATGACGGTCTGCAGATACATGCCGACGTCGGACCATTGGGCCGGGCCCAGGTCGCGGTCGATGTAGCAGAACAGGGCGGCGGGGGCGCCGAAACAGTCCCAGTTCGCGGAAGCGGCCCTCTGGCGCGCCTCCATGTCCTCGCGCGCAATGCCGAGTGCGCCGTAGCGCTGCTCGCCGAAGGCGGATCGGCGTTCGCGGTACGGGGACTTCAGTGCGGGCGGGTACTGCTCGTACTCCGGCTCGTCCCAGGGGTCGCCCACGGCCAGGCGCTCGCCGGCGCGCTTCTTGAGTTCGGCCAGCGGTCCGCCGGTCAGCACGTAGGTGTGCCACGGCTGGAGGTTCGATCCGGACGGTGTCCAGGCCGCGCCGGACAGCACCCGCTCCAGCACCTCCCTCGGGACGGGCCGGTCGGTGAATCCGCGTACCGCCCGCCGGCTCGTGACCGCCTCGTAGACGTTCACGGTCGCCCACCTCCCTCCGCGCGACGAGGCACTTTCGTTTCATTCAATATAGTACCATCCGATACCATCTCGTGTTTAACGATTGTCCCGTACAAACCCTCTGCCCCTGGTCCCCCGCTCCGGACACCGCTCCTGGAGAGAGCCCATGGCCACGCTGCTGCACATCGACTCGTCCGTGTTCCCCGGCGAGGCGTCCTCGCCCCAAGGCCGGACAACTCGCTGAGCGCCTCGCCGCATAACCCCCGGGCCATGGACGCCGCCTGACGCCTCACCCCGGTACGTCACGCGGCGTTCCCGTCGCCTGCGCCCTGCCCGGCGGTGACGACGGCTGCCGCCCTCAAGGCCGGGTTCGCCGCGACAGC is a window of Streptomyces sp. NBC_00271 DNA encoding:
- a CDS encoding nitroreductase; translation: MNVYEAVTSRRAVRGFTDRPVPREVLERVLSGAAWTPSGSNLQPWHTYVLTGGPLAELKKRAGERLAVGDPWDEPEYEQYPPALKSPYRERRSAFGEQRYGALGIAREDMEARQRAASANWDCFGAPAALFCYIDRDLGPAQWSDVGMYLQTVMLLLRAEGLHSCAQMAWAKYRKTVAEVLSPPDELVLFCGMSIGFEDVTVGYTRTGRAPLDETVTFVGDY